From one Odontesthes bonariensis isolate fOdoBon6 chromosome 14, fOdoBon6.hap1, whole genome shotgun sequence genomic stretch:
- the LOC142399331 gene encoding importin-13-like yields MEPPANPGHSPVELELTVENVESALYQLYFDPDMERKNVAQKWLTQAQASAQAWQFCWALLSPDKIPEVQFFGASTLHIKISRHWSDLPTDQHESLRVQLLSHILHFSSGPKMVLTRLCVALASIALNLIPHAWSQPVADMVTAFQPQKPDSDDGSGAKASQDPHAHCLALLELFTVLPEEFQSCRLAQSRRAQLREALTGEWAVVCPMLRQLLQSQDSSSQVKEKVLRCLSSWVGLDVPLGESQELVQDCFTALADTELFDTAVETIVNVISQPDCQRYTDALLGLMPLVLGLYDQLKTAAQKGDMETSHGICRIAVALGETHSRILLEQLDNWQEYLALVNMILFCTGMPGNYPVSETTSSLTLTFWYTLQDDILSFEEEKQAVYLQVYRPIYFQLVEVLLHKSHYPSQEEYASWSSDDKEQFRIYRVDISDTLMYVYEMLGAELLSSLYERLGRQLMDPQQSVLWQDTEALLFGFQSIAETIDVNYSDVIPGLIGLIPRINISNIMLADTVMYTIGSLAEWLADHPVMLGGILPMVLQGLVKPELSVSSVSTLKRICRECRHDLSPYAQDILTVSQDVLIKEIHKSSQCMWLMQALGFLLSALPAEEILGRLHSLITPHIQQLDTLAQQEPNATNKKSIIHILGMLSSLFTTLDINRHADAFEEAASSRLTASQSAQNPVVVVLQQVFSLIQTILSKWLHDSEVVEAVCGVFDKSVRTLLHDFGPMVAQLSEMLGQIYPAFPQASALDLARQMVHIFAGEDHHISDIRSLTEALTSTTLSVFQQGPRDHPDIAESFMHLHAQILKRKPDLYLSDQLDVKALFYCGILSIKFPETPTVKAACLFFTEFLSRCKDMPLLGDVLQKDGKLLTETVLQAIGGGAPCSLTEHFSDVLLNLNRHCPAMLSQWLKETLQNPGFPSVHVSTEQKHTFTQQLLREQTNKRRMKETVKEFYLLCRGLQGSGYSEY; encoded by the exons ATGGAGCCTCCAGCCAACCCGGGGCACAGCCCGGTGGAGTTGGAGTTAACAGTGGAGAATGTGGAGTCG GCTCTCTACCAGCTGTACTTTGATCCGGACATGGAGCGTAAAAATGTGGCCCAGAAGTGGCTGACCCAGGCCCAGGCATCCGCACAGGCATGGCAGTTCTGCTGGGCCCTGCTCAGCCCTGATAAG ATCCCAGAGGTTCAGTTTTTTGGTGCCAGCACCCTCCACATCAAGATCTCCCGTCACTGGAGTGACCTCCCCACAGACCAGCATGAGAGTCTCAGAGTGCAACTTCTCTCTCATATCTTGCATTTCTCCTCTGGGCCCAAAATGGTGCTGACTCGTCTATGTGTAGCCCTGGCATCTATAGCTCTCAATTTAATCCCCCACGCCTGGTCCCAGCCAGTAGCGGACATGGTGACGGCGTTCCAGCCACAGAAACCTGATTCTGACGATGGCTCTGGTGCTAAAGCTTCTCAGGATCCCCATGCTCACTGTCTCGCCCTGCTGGAGCTTTTCACCGTACTGCCGGAGGAGTTCCAAAGCTGCCGCCTGGCTCAATCTCGCCGCGCCCAGCTGAGGGAGGCTCTGACCGGGGAGTGGGCCGTGGTATGTCCCATGCTGCGACAGCTCCTTCAGAGCCAGGACTCATCCAGTCAGGTGAAGGAGAAGGTGCTCCGCTGTCTGTCCAGCTGGGTTGGACTGGATGTGCCATTAGGGGAGAGCCAGGAACTGGTCCAGGACTGTTTCACTGCACTGGCCGACACAGAACTGTTTGACACAGCAGTGGAGACAATAGTTAACGTCATCTCACAGCCTGACTGCCAGAG GTACACTGATGCTCTGCTGGGCTTGATGCCTCTGGTGCTGGGTCTGTATGACCAGCTCAAGACAGCAGCTCAGAAGGGGGACATGGAGACCTCACATGGTATCTGTCGGATTGCAGTTGCTTTGGGGGAAACACACTCCAG GATTTTGTTGGAACAGCTGGACAACTGGCAAGAATATCTGGCCTTGGTTAACATGATTCTGTTCTGTACGGGCATGCCTGGAAATTACCCAGTCAGTGAGACCACAAGCTCCCTTACTCTCACCTTCTGGTACACTTTGCAG GATGACATTTTGTCATttgaggaggagaagcaggcaGTTTACCTGCAGGTCTACAGGCCGATCTACTTCCAGCTGGTGGAAGTGCTGCTACATAAATCCCACTATCCCTCTCAGGAGGAGTACGCCTCCTGGTCTTCTGATGACAAAGAGCAGTTTCGAATTTATAG GGTGGACatctctgacacactgatgtaTGTGTATGAGATGTTGGGAGCAGAGCTGCTGAGTAGCCTCTATGAGAGGCTGGGCAGACAGCTGATGGACCCGCAACAGTCAGTGCTATGGCAG GACACCGAGGCTTTGCTGTTCGGCTTCCAGTCCATAGCTGAAACCATAGACGTCAACTACTCTGATGTTATTCCTGGTCTCATTGGTCTGATCCCAAGAATCAACATCAGCAACATAATGCTGGCTGACACAGTCATGTACACCATAG GGTCACTCGCGGAGTGGCTGGCTGACCACCCGGTGATGTTGGGTGGCATATTACCCATGGTGCTTCAGGGCCTTGTGAAGCCGGAGCTTTCTGTGTCCAGCGTGTCCACGCTGAAGAGGATCTGCAGGGAGTGCAGGCACGACCTCAGCCCCTACGCTCAGGACATCCTCACTGTCTCACAG gATGTGCTGATAAAAGAAATTCACAAG AGCAGCCAGTGCATGTGGCTGATGCAGGCCTTAGGTTTCTTGCTGTCTGCCCTGCCAGCAGAGGAGATTTTAGGCCGGCTGCACTCGCTCATCACTCCTCACATTCAGCAACTGGACACATTGGCCCAGCAGGAG CCGAATGCCACTAATAAAAAGAGCATCATCCACATCCTGGGGATGCTGTCCAGTCTTTTTACCACTCTGGACATTAACAGACATGCAGATGCCTTCGAGGAAGCAGCCAGTTCCAGACTCACAGCCTCGCAGAGCGCGCAGAACCCT GTTGTAGTTGTGCTGCAGCAAGTGTTCTCTTTGATCCAGACCATCCTCAGCAAATGGCTCCATGATTCAGAGGTGGTCGag GCGGTGTGTGGGGTTTTTGATAAATCAGTCCGCACCCTCCTACACGATTTCGGGCCCATGGTGGCTCAGCTGAGCGAGATGCTGGGGCAGATCTATCCCGCCTTCCCACAAGCCTCAGCCCTGGACCTGGCCCGGCAG atggttCACATATTTGCTGGAGAGGATCATCACATCTCTGACATCAGAAGCCTCACTGAAGCCTTGACGTCGACCACGCTCTCTGTATTTCAACAAG GTCCGAGGGATCATCCAGATATTGCAGAATCTTTTATGCACCTCCATGCTCAG ATTCTTAAAAGGAAGCCTGATTTGTATCTGTCTGACCAGTTAGATGTTAAAGCACTGTTTTATTGTG GGATTCTGTCCATCAAGTTCCCAGAGACGCCCACAGTAAAAGCTGCCTGCCTGTTCTTC ACAGAGTTCTTGAGTCGCTGTAAAGACATGCCTTTGCTCGGCGATGTGTTGCAAAAGGACGGAAAGCTCCTGACGGAGACCGTGCTTCAG gCGATTGGAGGCGGGGCTCCCTGCAGTCTGACAGAGCACTTTTCTGATGTGCTGCTAAATCTGAACAGACATTGTCCAGCCATGCTTTCTCAGTGGCTGAAAGAAACATTGCAGAACCCGGGTTTCCCCTCGGTCCATGTctccacagagcagaaacacacCTTCACTCAACAGCTTCTAAG GGAACAAACCAACAAGCGACGCATGAAGGAGACTGTGAAGGAGTTTTATCTTCTCTGCAGAGGCCTGCAGGGGTCTGGATACTCTGAATACTAG
- the fzr1b gene encoding fizzy-related protein homolog isoform X1, whose protein sequence is MDQEYERRLLRQINHQNLPTEARLTKCLSAACSPVSVKSGDRFIPTRAGSNWSINFHYANENCRSPAQNHKAKDASSDSSKDAVAYAALLRNELLGTGIETVPDPHTDDRRHAVLAQDSHSLFRYTVHTKRVPFDSDNEVSPYSLSPLSNKSHKLLRSPRKPARKISKIPFKVLDAPELQDDFYLNLVDWSAGNLLSVGLGACVYLWSACTSQVTRLCDLSVDGDSVTSVCWNERGSLVAVGTHKGYVQIWDAAGGRKLTSLEGHSARVGALAWNGEQLSSGSRDRVILQRDVRTPPSAERRLQGHRQEVCGLKWSPDHQHLASGGNDNKLLVWNSSSLLPVQQYSDHLAAVKAIAWSPHQHGLLASGGGTADRCLRFWNTLTGQALQSTDTGSQVCNLAWSKHANELVSTHGYSQNQILVWKYPSLTQVAKLTGHSYRVLYLAVSPDGEAIVTGAGDETLRFWNVFSKTRCTKVKQTGIKVGAEPLHKDTIVNGPVLDHAQSQLTDHSRLLSIQHQLSAHQTLMRQCYLKLFKAEDAAKTSNDNCHPSQYCHDMKKKKKSQQVVCLKSWSCSLFCCGSDKAVLLHIYIYIYIDIYIYIYILAEVYMYKSSKLNNVMK, encoded by the exons ATGGACCAAGAGTACGAGAGACGGCTGCTGAGGCAAATCAACCACCAGAACCTGCCAACAGAGGCCCGCCTGACCAAG TGTTTAAGTGCTGCCTGCAGTCCTGTCAGTGTGAAGTCGGGGGACCGCTTCATTCCCACACGTGCTGGGAGCAACTGGAGCATCAACTTCCACTATGCCAAT GAGAACTGTCGCTCTCCTGCTCAGAACCACAAAGCAAAGGATGCCAGTTCAGATTCAAGCAAAG ACGCTGTGGCGTACGCTGCGCTGCTGAGGAACGAGTTACTGGGGACGGGGATAGAGACGGTGCCGGACCCTCACACGGACGACCGGAGGCACGCAGTCCTCGCTCAAGACTCCCACAGCCTTTTTAGG TACACTGTCCACACTAAGAGAGTGCCTTTTGACAGCGATAATGAAGTCTCACCATACTCCCTTTCTCCACTTAGCAACAAAAG TCACAAGCTGCTCCGTTCCCCTCGCAAACCAGCACGCAAGATCTCCAAGATCCCCTTCAAAGTGCTGGATGCTCCGGAGCTGCAGGACGACTTCTACCTCAACCTGGTGGACTGGTCAGCGGGCAACCTGCTGAGTGTCGGGCTGGGAGCCTGCGTCTACCTGTGGAGTGCCTGCACCAGCCAG GTGACGAGGTTATGCGATCTCTCGGTGGACGGAGACTCCGTTACATCAGTTTGTTGGAATGAGAGG GGCAGTCTGGTCGCCGTTGGAACCCACAAAGGTTACGTTCAGATCTGGGATGCAGCAGGAGGGAGGAAGCTGACCAGTCTGGAGGGCCACTCAGCCCGAGTAG GTGCACTGGCGTGGAATGGGGAGCAGCTGTCGTCTGGGAGTCGGGACAGAGTGATCCTACAGCGGGACGTCAGGACCCCCCCCTCTGCTGAGAGGAGGCTGCAAGGTCACAGGCAAGAAGTGTGCGGCCTCAAATGGTCTCCCGACCACCAGCACCTCGCTTCTGGAGGCAACGACAACAAG CTGTTGGTGTGGAACAGCTCCAGCCTCCTCCCCGTGCAGCAGTACAGTGACCACCTGGCTGCGGTGAAGGCCATCGCCTGGTCCCCACACCAACACGGGCTGCTGGCGTCGGGCGGCGGCACCGCTGACCGCTGCCTACGCTTCTGGAACACGCTCACGGGTCAGGCGCTGCAGAGCACAGACACCGGCTCCCAGGTCTGCAACCTGGCCTGGTCCAAACACGCCAACGAGCTG gTGAGCACCCATGGCTACTCTCAGAACCAGATTCTGGTGTGGAAGTATCCGTCACTAACGCAGGTGGCCAAGCTGACTGGGCACTCCTACAGAGTCCTGTATCTG GCTGTTTCACCAGACGGAGAGGCCATTGTCACAGGAGCCGGGGATGAGACGCTACGTTTCTGGAACGTCTTCAGTAAGACGCGCTGCACCAAGGTAAAGCAAACGG GAATCAAAGTCGGTGCTGAACCTCTTCACAAGGATACGATAGTGAACGGCCCGGTTCTGGACCACGCACAGAGTCAACTGACAGACCACAGTAGACTCCTCTCCATCCAGCACCAACTGTCAGCGCACCAAACTCTAATGAGGCAGTGTTACTTAAAACTTTTTAAAGCAGAGGATGCAGCCAAAACCTCCAATGACAACTGCCATCCTTCACAGTATTGTCacgatatgaaaaaaaaaaaaaagtcgcaACAAGTTGTCTGCTTAAAAAGTTGGTCTTGTTCTCTTTTCTGTTGTGGAAGTGATAAAGCTGTtttattacatatatatatctatatatatatagatatatatatctatatatatatattggcaGAAGTGTACATGTACAAGAGCTCTAAGCTGAATAATGTTATGAagtaa
- the fzr1b gene encoding fizzy-related protein homolog isoform X2 — MDQEYERRLLRQINHQNLPTEARLTKCLSAACSPVSVKSGDRFIPTRAGSNWSINFHYANENCRSPAQNHKAKDASSDSSKDAVAYAALLRNELLGTGIETVPDPHTDDRRHAVLAQDSHSLFRYTVHTKRVPFDSDNEVSPYSLSPLSNKSHKLLRSPRKPARKISKIPFKVLDAPELQDDFYLNLVDWSAGNLLSVGLGACVYLWSACTSQVTRLCDLSVDGDSVTSVCWNERGSLVAVGTHKGYVQIWDAAGGRKLTSLEGHSARVGALAWNGEQLSSGSRDRVILQRDVRTPPSAERRLQGHRQEVCGLKWSPDHQHLASGGNDNKLLVWNSSSLLPVQQYSDHLAAVKAIAWSPHQHGLLASGGGTADRCLRFWNTLTGQALQSTDTGSQVCNLAWSKHANELVSTHGYSQNQILVWKYPSLTQVAKLTGHSYRVLYLAVSPDGEAIVTGAGDETLRFWNVFSKTRCTKESKSVLNLFTRIR, encoded by the exons ATGGACCAAGAGTACGAGAGACGGCTGCTGAGGCAAATCAACCACCAGAACCTGCCAACAGAGGCCCGCCTGACCAAG TGTTTAAGTGCTGCCTGCAGTCCTGTCAGTGTGAAGTCGGGGGACCGCTTCATTCCCACACGTGCTGGGAGCAACTGGAGCATCAACTTCCACTATGCCAAT GAGAACTGTCGCTCTCCTGCTCAGAACCACAAAGCAAAGGATGCCAGTTCAGATTCAAGCAAAG ACGCTGTGGCGTACGCTGCGCTGCTGAGGAACGAGTTACTGGGGACGGGGATAGAGACGGTGCCGGACCCTCACACGGACGACCGGAGGCACGCAGTCCTCGCTCAAGACTCCCACAGCCTTTTTAGG TACACTGTCCACACTAAGAGAGTGCCTTTTGACAGCGATAATGAAGTCTCACCATACTCCCTTTCTCCACTTAGCAACAAAAG TCACAAGCTGCTCCGTTCCCCTCGCAAACCAGCACGCAAGATCTCCAAGATCCCCTTCAAAGTGCTGGATGCTCCGGAGCTGCAGGACGACTTCTACCTCAACCTGGTGGACTGGTCAGCGGGCAACCTGCTGAGTGTCGGGCTGGGAGCCTGCGTCTACCTGTGGAGTGCCTGCACCAGCCAG GTGACGAGGTTATGCGATCTCTCGGTGGACGGAGACTCCGTTACATCAGTTTGTTGGAATGAGAGG GGCAGTCTGGTCGCCGTTGGAACCCACAAAGGTTACGTTCAGATCTGGGATGCAGCAGGAGGGAGGAAGCTGACCAGTCTGGAGGGCCACTCAGCCCGAGTAG GTGCACTGGCGTGGAATGGGGAGCAGCTGTCGTCTGGGAGTCGGGACAGAGTGATCCTACAGCGGGACGTCAGGACCCCCCCCTCTGCTGAGAGGAGGCTGCAAGGTCACAGGCAAGAAGTGTGCGGCCTCAAATGGTCTCCCGACCACCAGCACCTCGCTTCTGGAGGCAACGACAACAAG CTGTTGGTGTGGAACAGCTCCAGCCTCCTCCCCGTGCAGCAGTACAGTGACCACCTGGCTGCGGTGAAGGCCATCGCCTGGTCCCCACACCAACACGGGCTGCTGGCGTCGGGCGGCGGCACCGCTGACCGCTGCCTACGCTTCTGGAACACGCTCACGGGTCAGGCGCTGCAGAGCACAGACACCGGCTCCCAGGTCTGCAACCTGGCCTGGTCCAAACACGCCAACGAGCTG gTGAGCACCCATGGCTACTCTCAGAACCAGATTCTGGTGTGGAAGTATCCGTCACTAACGCAGGTGGCCAAGCTGACTGGGCACTCCTACAGAGTCCTGTATCTG GCTGTTTCACCAGACGGAGAGGCCATTGTCACAGGAGCCGGGGATGAGACGCTACGTTTCTGGAACGTCTTCAGTAAGACGCGCTGCACCAAG GAATCAAAGTCGGTGCTGAACCTCTTCACAAGGATACGATAG